In Ochrobactrum vermis, the following proteins share a genomic window:
- a CDS encoding LacI family DNA-binding transcriptional regulator, with translation MAAAGKRATIHDVARLAGVSIKTVSRVYNDEPNVREAIREKVRQAGSELRYRPNVAARNLVERRSHLIGLFFENPSASYVTELQMGALERLRDTRYRLLIFPVENREDIRGSLIETAHASGLDGIIVTPPMSDDPEILAELTASAMPFARVAGDVNVHPTDSVTIDDEAASVDLMEYLLKLGHRRIAIVIGDPTHRSAELRLAGYRRALEDARIERNPDYEVQGGFSFASGLAAGKKLLSLEEPPTAVFASNDDMAAAVMQIAYDRNIAIPDQLTVVGFDDSAIACMVSPQITTVRQPIFEMTRDAADMLLNQIETGHLSPSRRIEYKLIIRQSSGKAPV, from the coding sequence ATGATGTGGCACGTCTTGCCGGCGTGTCGATCAAGACAGTTTCGCGCGTCTATAATGACGAACCGAACGTGCGTGAAGCCATTCGCGAAAAGGTCAGGCAAGCCGGAAGCGAATTGCGTTACCGGCCCAATGTTGCCGCCCGTAATCTTGTTGAACGGCGTTCACATCTGATCGGGCTGTTCTTCGAGAATCCGAGCGCCAGCTATGTCACCGAACTGCAGATGGGTGCGTTGGAACGGCTGCGCGACACGCGATATCGGTTGCTGATCTTTCCTGTCGAAAATCGTGAAGATATTCGTGGTTCGCTGATCGAAACGGCACATGCTTCCGGTCTCGACGGTATCATCGTGACACCGCCCATGTCGGACGATCCGGAAATTCTGGCCGAATTGACTGCCTCAGCAATGCCTTTTGCCCGTGTCGCAGGTGATGTGAATGTGCATCCGACCGACAGTGTCACAATCGATGACGAGGCGGCTTCCGTCGATCTCATGGAGTATCTTCTGAAGCTCGGTCATCGTCGCATTGCAATCGTCATTGGCGATCCAACCCACCGCTCAGCGGAGCTGCGTCTCGCGGGTTATCGGCGCGCGCTGGAAGATGCCAGAATCGAACGTAATCCCGACTATGAGGTGCAGGGTGGTTTTAGTTTTGCAAGTGGCCTCGCGGCGGGAAAGAAGCTGCTCTCGCTTGAGGAGCCACCGACCGCCGTGTTTGCGTCAAACGACGATATGGCGGCTGCCGTCATGCAGATCGCCTATGACCGTAACATCGCGATCCCTGATCAGCTAACGGTGGTCGGCTTCGATGACAGTGCAATTGCCTGCATGGTTTCGCCGCAGATCACCACCGTCCGCCAGCCGATTTTCGAAATGACCCGCGATGCAGCGGATATGCTCCTCAACCAGATCGAAACCGGCCATTTATCGCCCTCACGACGGATCGAGTATAAACTCATCATCCGCCAGTCGTCAGGTAAAGCGCCAGTCTAG